A stretch of Bordetella petrii DNA encodes these proteins:
- a CDS encoding citryl-CoA lyase translates to MNQDRKPIRSGMGRSTPDRIFVQGRDLVRDVIGTLNLGDMAYLEMTGRLPDAHQSRVFNAILVTLVEHGMTPMAIATRLVYLGAPESLQAAVAAGLCGMGTTFAGTAEGAARMLQSAWDEHDGQDADTVAHGIVADFRQQGRSIPGLGHNLHKPRDPRTARLFEVARQEGYAGRYVDLMTAIGRQAEATHGRSLPVNATGAIGALCCELGISWKAARGIAVIGRAVGLVGHLVEEQGNPIAREIWRRTEEETSCQDETSARIGQ, encoded by the coding sequence ATGAACCAAGACCGCAAGCCCATCCGCAGCGGCATGGGCCGCAGTACGCCTGACCGGATCTTCGTCCAGGGGCGGGACCTGGTCCGGGATGTCATCGGCACGCTCAACCTGGGCGACATGGCCTACCTGGAAATGACGGGGCGGTTGCCCGATGCGCATCAGTCGCGCGTCTTCAACGCCATTCTGGTCACGTTGGTGGAACATGGCATGACGCCCATGGCCATTGCCACCCGCCTGGTCTACCTGGGCGCGCCGGAATCGCTGCAGGCGGCGGTGGCGGCCGGCCTGTGCGGCATGGGGACGACTTTCGCCGGCACCGCCGAGGGCGCCGCGCGCATGCTGCAGTCTGCCTGGGACGAGCACGATGGCCAGGACGCCGACACCGTGGCTCACGGCATCGTGGCCGATTTCCGCCAGCAGGGGCGGTCGATTCCGGGCCTGGGGCACAACCTGCACAAACCGCGCGATCCCCGCACGGCGCGCCTGTTCGAAGTGGCCAGGCAAGAGGGATACGCGGGGCGCTATGTCGACCTGATGACGGCCATCGGCCGGCAGGCCGAGGCCACCCATGGCAGGTCGCTGCCCGTGAATGCGACGGGCGCCATCGGCGCCCTGTGCTGCGAACTGGGCATCTCATGGAAGGCGGCGCGCGGGATCGCGGTGATCGGACGGGCGGTGGGGCTGGTGGGGCACCTGGTGGAAGAGCAGGGCAACCCCATTGCGCGCGAGATATGGCGACGTACTGAAGAAGAAACAAGCTGCCAGGATGAGACATCGGCCCGCATCGGCCAATAG
- a CDS encoding acyclic terpene utilization AtuA family protein: MDKPRTRLRIGVGAGMADDRIGPALQLLEQCDLDYLVCECLAERTIARETLSRRHDGAQGYNPMLEERMRAFLPLCRQKGVRLVSNMGAANPVGAAQTALEIGRELGWRDLQCAAVVGDDVVERVRAHPELPLLDRRLPLEDILPRLASANAYLGADIVRDALATGAQVVMTGRVADPSLFLGVALHHHQWAYDDWPRLAAGTIMGHLLECSAQITGGYFADPGKKDVPRLAELPYPYADLYSDGELFIGKPDGSGGRLDRMTCTEQALYEIHDPGAYITPDCVLSLDGLHFQELTPDRVAVRGMGARPRTDSYKVVVGYFDGWIGTGEVAYAGVNAIARAQLAAETVKERFRLDGGKASEIQVDLIGISSLHGSHPASLAGQPYEVRLRVAARCPDKKSAHLLGDHVRQLNMQGPYGAGGPVNLGAKEIIAVDAVLIPRDWVNPQVITTGA, from the coding sequence ATGGACAAGCCGCGCACGCGACTGCGCATCGGGGTGGGGGCGGGCATGGCCGATGATCGCATCGGCCCGGCGCTGCAATTGCTGGAGCAGTGCGACCTGGACTACCTGGTGTGCGAATGCCTGGCCGAGCGCACCATCGCGCGGGAAACGCTGTCGCGCCGGCACGATGGGGCGCAGGGCTACAACCCGATGCTGGAAGAGCGCATGCGCGCCTTCCTGCCGCTGTGCCGGCAGAAAGGGGTGCGGCTGGTGTCGAACATGGGGGCGGCGAATCCGGTGGGCGCGGCCCAGACGGCCCTGGAGATCGGCAGGGAACTGGGATGGCGCGATTTGCAATGCGCGGCGGTCGTGGGTGACGACGTAGTCGAGCGCGTGCGGGCGCACCCCGAGTTGCCGCTGCTGGATCGCCGCCTGCCGCTGGAAGACATTCTGCCGCGGCTGGCGTCGGCCAATGCCTACCTGGGCGCCGACATCGTGCGGGACGCGCTGGCCACCGGCGCGCAGGTGGTGATGACGGGCCGCGTGGCCGATCCGTCGTTGTTCCTGGGCGTGGCCCTGCACCACCACCAATGGGCGTACGACGACTGGCCGCGCCTGGCGGCCGGCACGATCATGGGGCACTTGCTGGAATGCTCGGCGCAGATCACCGGCGGGTATTTTGCCGACCCGGGCAAGAAAGACGTGCCGCGGCTGGCCGAGCTGCCGTACCCCTACGCCGACCTGTACAGCGACGGCGAGCTGTTCATCGGCAAGCCGGACGGCTCCGGCGGCCGGCTGGACCGCATGACCTGCACCGAGCAGGCCTTGTACGAAATCCATGATCCCGGCGCCTACATCACCCCCGACTGCGTGCTCAGCCTGGACGGCCTGCATTTCCAGGAACTGACGCCCGACCGCGTGGCCGTGCGGGGCATGGGCGCCCGCCCGCGCACCGACAGCTACAAGGTGGTGGTCGGCTACTTCGACGGCTGGATCGGCACGGGCGAGGTCGCCTACGCCGGCGTCAACGCGATTGCGCGCGCGCAGCTGGCCGCCGAGACCGTGAAAGAGCGCTTCCGGCTGGATGGCGGCAAGGCCAGTGAAATCCAGGTGGACCTGATCGGCATCAGCAGCCTGCACGGCAGCCACCCGGCGTCGCTGGCCGGCCAGCCTTACGAGGTGCGCCTGCGCGTGGCGGCGCGCTGCCCCGACAAGAAAAGCGCCCATCTGCTGGGCGACCACGTGCGGCAGCTGAACATGCAGGGGCCTTATGGCGCGGGCGGCCCGGTCAACCTGGGGGCCAAGGAAATCATCGCGGTGGATGCGGTGCTGATTCCCCGCGACTGGGTCAACCCGCAAGTGATCACCACAGGAGCATAG
- a CDS encoding LysR substrate-binding domain-containing protein, producing MAGTRLTLTISELEAVLLVAETRNFRVAAEHAHVSQPALSRRVQAAEQKLNAKLFDRDKHGVALTDAGAELVPIAQRMLSEFRDSLSDLSEFIAGRRGSVNIWALPSVAAALLPSTAQALQQTHPQVRLVIQAASARQVTQAVAEGKADLGISIEIAGQPADVEFTPLLKENFVLICPVNDPLARRKRVDWSVFANRPFVASGPASSIRLVTDRILAASGRAPDANYVADNISVVGAMVAAGVGVAAVPQLALRLMDTTRLRSVALHAPAATREIGILVKKRRSPSAAVLGFIAALQRVSGAIVNEK from the coding sequence ATGGCCGGCACGCGGCTTACCCTCACCATTTCTGAACTGGAAGCCGTGCTGCTGGTAGCGGAAACCCGCAACTTCCGCGTGGCGGCCGAACACGCGCACGTGTCCCAGCCCGCTCTCAGCCGGCGGGTGCAGGCGGCCGAGCAGAAGCTCAATGCCAAACTCTTCGACCGCGACAAGCACGGCGTGGCCCTGACTGACGCCGGCGCGGAACTGGTGCCCATTGCCCAGCGCATGCTGTCCGAGTTCCGCGATTCGCTCAGCGACCTGTCCGAATTCATCGCTGGCCGGCGCGGCAGCGTCAACATCTGGGCGCTGCCCTCGGTGGCCGCTGCGCTTCTGCCATCCACCGCCCAGGCCCTGCAGCAAACGCATCCGCAAGTGCGCCTGGTGATCCAGGCGGCCTCGGCACGCCAGGTAACCCAGGCCGTGGCCGAAGGCAAGGCAGACCTGGGCATTTCCATCGAGATAGCGGGCCAGCCGGCGGACGTGGAATTCACCCCGCTGCTGAAAGAGAACTTCGTGCTGATCTGCCCAGTGAACGACCCCTTGGCGCGCCGCAAGCGCGTGGACTGGAGCGTGTTCGCCAACCGGCCGTTCGTGGCCAGCGGGCCGGCCAGCAGCATCCGTCTGGTCACCGACCGGATACTGGCGGCGTCGGGCCGCGCGCCCGACGCGAATTACGTGGCCGACAATATTTCGGTGGTGGGGGCCATGGTGGCCGCGGGCGTGGGCGTGGCGGCGGTGCCGCAGCTGGCGCTGCGCCTGATGGACACCACGCGCCTGCGCAGCGTGGCCCTGCATGCCCCGGCAGCCACGCGCGAGATCGGCATTCTGGTAAAAAAGCGGCGGTCGCCGTCGGCGGCGGTGCTGGGCTTCATCGCGGCGCTGCAGCGCGTCAGCGGCGCCATCGTCAACGAAAAATAA
- a CDS encoding TPM domain-containing protein — protein MHKKPGFLLAALIGLLWCLNAHAQYTVQSMPNPKNQGNDHYVSDPDGNLDSNTRAQLDAISAGIEHANGSEFAIVIVNDYQGDSDFDFALDLFTHWGIGKQGSNNGLLLFLAMDRHEYRFISGYGVEGILPDALLKQIGETYLVPYLKDGNTDMAVLAAAKAVESVFLSPSHQVELASLQAYRPTFWNRHAAALEQTFYVLAAFAVGFGWMSLARRRVLKKFAVKTAPYKSHSFWFALFAFLFALFLSLFVFVFLEVVDRVYQFNNLPGFAAAFGSLLLLFHYYGSNEFLKKSTRDKKTGLDMQVAFTRLSLLPLLLAPLAYKGYYNLARNSRNSRLRAVPPAAAGRWVRVNRDDIKRADMKQYLTEQQLQEEKLGARSYEIWRDQETGQTHIAGFDGEKIARYGVCPKCHGRTLQEPAIKVRKRSTRTQAGTGERMQECAFCDYKISLGMVALAKLQSSSRSSSSGGSGGGGNSSSGGSFGGGSSGGGGAGGKW, from the coding sequence ATGCACAAGAAGCCAGGTTTCCTGCTTGCCGCCCTGATCGGCCTGTTGTGGTGCCTGAACGCGCACGCGCAATACACCGTGCAGTCAATGCCCAACCCCAAAAACCAGGGCAACGACCATTACGTCAGCGACCCCGACGGCAATCTGGACAGCAATACGCGCGCGCAGCTGGATGCCATCAGCGCCGGCATCGAACACGCCAACGGCAGCGAATTCGCCATCGTGATCGTGAACGACTACCAGGGCGACAGCGATTTCGACTTCGCGCTGGATCTGTTCACGCACTGGGGCATCGGCAAGCAAGGCAGCAACAACGGCCTGCTGCTGTTCCTGGCCATGGACAGGCACGAGTACCGCTTCATCAGCGGGTACGGGGTGGAAGGCATCCTGCCCGACGCGCTGCTGAAACAGATCGGCGAAACCTACCTGGTGCCGTACCTGAAAGACGGCAACACCGACATGGCCGTGCTGGCCGCCGCCAAGGCGGTCGAAAGCGTATTCCTGTCGCCATCGCATCAGGTGGAACTGGCCAGCCTGCAGGCATACCGGCCCACCTTCTGGAACCGGCACGCCGCCGCACTGGAACAGACCTTCTATGTGCTGGCCGCCTTCGCCGTCGGGTTCGGCTGGATGAGCCTGGCGCGCCGCAGAGTGCTGAAAAAATTCGCCGTCAAGACGGCGCCCTATAAATCCCATTCCTTCTGGTTCGCGCTATTCGCCTTTCTGTTCGCGCTGTTTCTCAGCTTGTTTGTATTCGTGTTTCTGGAAGTGGTCGACCGCGTCTACCAGTTCAACAACCTGCCCGGCTTTGCCGCCGCATTCGGGTCGCTGCTGCTGCTGTTTCACTATTATGGAAGCAACGAATTCCTGAAGAAGAGCACGCGCGACAAGAAAACCGGCCTGGACATGCAGGTTGCCTTCACCCGCCTGAGCCTGCTGCCGCTGCTGCTGGCCCCGCTGGCCTACAAGGGGTATTACAACCTGGCCCGCAATAGCAGAAATTCGCGCCTGCGCGCCGTGCCGCCGGCCGCGGCCGGCCGCTGGGTTCGCGTCAACCGCGACGATATCAAGCGCGCCGACATGAAGCAGTACCTGACCGAACAGCAGCTGCAGGAAGAAAAACTGGGCGCCAGGTCCTACGAAATCTGGCGCGACCAGGAAACCGGCCAGACGCACATCGCCGGCTTCGACGGAGAAAAAATCGCGCGATACGGGGTTTGCCCCAAATGCCACGGGCGGACCCTGCAAGAACCCGCGATCAAAGTGCGCAAGCGGTCGACGCGCACCCAGGCCGGAACAGGAGAGCGCATGCAGGAATGCGCTTTCTGCGACTACAAGATATCGCTGGGAATGGTGGCGCTTGCCAAGCTGCAGAGCAGCAGCAGGTCTTCTTCCTCCGGTGGTTCCGGGGGCGGAGGAAACAGCAGCTCTGGCGGCAGCTTCGGCGGCGGGTCCAGCGGCGGGGGTGGGGCCGGAGGCAAATGGTAA
- the argC gene encoding N-acetyl-gamma-glutamyl-phosphate reductase, whose amino-acid sequence MTSPTVFIDGDQGTTGLQIHDRLRGRADMRLLTLPAAERKDARRRAEAINASDIAILCLPDAAARESVGFIQNPAVRVIDASSAHRTQPGWVYGFPEMAAGQAQRIAQARRVTNPGCYPTGAIALLRPLLEAGLLPRDYPIAIHAISGYSGGGRAAIDAHESGAASGVAPSQVYGLGLEHKHTPEIELHAGLANRPFFVPAYGAYRQGIVLTVPIELRLLPAGVDGQRLHACLADHYAHARHVDVMPLAQAQAATHLDPQALNGTNDLRLGVFANASRGQVLLSAVFDNLGKGASGAAVQNLDLMLAK is encoded by the coding sequence ATGACTTCCCCGACTGTTTTCATCGACGGCGACCAGGGCACCACCGGGCTGCAGATCCACGACCGCTTGCGCGGCCGCGCCGACATGCGGCTGCTGACCCTGCCGGCCGCCGAGCGCAAAGACGCGCGGCGCCGCGCCGAAGCCATCAACGCCAGCGACATCGCCATCCTGTGCCTGCCGGATGCAGCCGCGCGCGAGTCGGTCGGCTTCATCCAGAACCCCGCCGTGCGCGTCATCGACGCCAGTTCCGCGCATCGCACCCAGCCCGGCTGGGTGTACGGCTTTCCCGAAATGGCCGCGGGCCAGGCGCAACGCATCGCCCAGGCGCGGCGCGTCACCAACCCGGGCTGCTATCCCACCGGAGCCATCGCGCTGCTGCGGCCGCTGCTGGAAGCCGGCCTGCTGCCGCGCGACTACCCGATAGCCATCCACGCCATTTCCGGCTATTCGGGCGGCGGCCGCGCCGCGATCGACGCGCACGAATCAGGCGCCGCGTCGGGCGTGGCGCCGTCGCAGGTGTACGGCCTGGGCCTGGAACACAAGCACACGCCCGAAATCGAGCTGCACGCGGGGCTGGCCAACCGCCCCTTCTTCGTGCCGGCCTATGGCGCGTACCGGCAGGGCATCGTGCTGACCGTGCCCATCGAACTGCGCCTGCTGCCGGCCGGCGTCGACGGGCAGCGGCTGCATGCCTGCCTGGCGGACCACTACGCGCACGCGCGCCACGTCGATGTCATGCCGCTGGCGCAGGCGCAGGCCGCCACGCACCTGGACCCGCAGGCGCTGAACGGCACCAACGACCTGCGGCTGGGCGTGTTCGCCAACGCCAGCCGCGGCCAGGTGCTGCTGTCGGCCGTTTTCGACAACCTGGGCAAGGGCGCGTCGGGCGCGGCCGTGCAGAACCTGGATTTGATGCTGGCGAAGTAA
- a CDS encoding tripartite tricarboxylate transporter substrate binding protein, whose translation MTLHRLIAGLALGLAAATAAQAAATWPARPIRLIATYGPGSSIDIIARLVAKPLSEQLGQTVIVENKPGAGGDLGTDIIAKADKDGYTIGFASAGPITVNPNARARMPYDSMKDLAPVALIATGPNVILVNPSLPVKTLQELIAYIKANPDKVSFASAGVGTSGHIAGELFQHLSKTKILHVPYKGNSEAITDTLGGRTQIVISGVPPILSFVKSRQLRAIAVADTKRSPLLPDVPTVGEAGLPGAESVAWYGIVAPAGTPTQILDRLHDEIAKAVASPDVQAKFASLGIVAASDSRAEFGKRMTDEFARFKELFKQINLVMD comes from the coding sequence ATGACACTGCATCGATTGATCGCCGGCCTGGCCCTGGGCCTGGCCGCCGCCACCGCCGCCCAGGCGGCCGCTACCTGGCCGGCGCGCCCCATACGCCTGATCGCCACATACGGCCCGGGCAGTTCCATCGACATCATCGCCCGCCTGGTGGCCAAGCCGCTGTCCGAGCAGCTGGGCCAGACCGTGATCGTCGAGAACAAGCCCGGCGCCGGCGGCGACCTGGGCACCGACATCATCGCCAAGGCCGACAAAGACGGCTACACCATCGGCTTTGCCTCTGCCGGGCCCATTACCGTGAACCCCAATGCCCGGGCCAGGATGCCGTACGACTCGATGAAAGACCTGGCCCCGGTGGCCCTGATCGCCACGGGCCCGAACGTGATTCTGGTGAACCCGTCGCTGCCGGTGAAGACCCTGCAAGAGCTGATCGCCTATATCAAGGCCAACCCGGACAAGGTGAGCTTTGCGTCGGCTGGCGTGGGCACCAGCGGCCACATCGCGGGCGAGCTGTTCCAGCACCTGTCGAAAACCAAGATTCTGCACGTGCCCTACAAGGGCAACAGCGAGGCCATTACCGATACGCTGGGCGGCCGCACCCAGATCGTGATCAGCGGCGTGCCGCCGATCTTGTCGTTTGTGAAGTCGAGGCAGCTGCGGGCGATTGCGGTGGCCGATACCAAGCGTTCGCCGCTGCTGCCCGATGTGCCCACCGTGGGCGAAGCCGGCCTGCCGGGCGCCGAAAGCGTGGCCTGGTACGGCATTGTGGCGCCGGCCGGCACGCCCACGCAGATACTGGACCGCCTGCACGATGAAATCGCCAAGGCGGTGGCCAGCCCTGACGTGCAGGCCAAGTTCGCCAGCCTGGGCATCGTGGCGGCTTCGGACTCGCGCGCCGAGTTCGGCAAGCGCATGACCGACGAGTTCGCCCGCTTCAAAGAACTGTTCAAGCAGATCAATCTGGTGATGGATTGA
- a CDS encoding SMP-30/gluconolactonase/LRE family protein, which translates to MYPPAEPLQTEVFARLPESLHLTDRPSTWLAARHVQMHSFLEGPAFDRAGNLWCVDLAHGRILRVDPAGNFEVVVSYEGEPNGLKIHLDGRIFVADHLHGLMLVDPVAGTIRPYMQHVQREALRGLNDLFFASNGDLYFTDQGESALENPTGRVFRLRADGKTVDLLMDGLAGPNGLVLNKAENVLYVAITHDNAIYALRLEPGGAMKKASRFIQLSGSTAGPDGLALDEAGNLAIVHAQAGTVWLFSPLGEPLYRIRSCAGLRTTNVAFGGDDRRSLYITEAEQGVILRARLPHPGKPMYSHTN; encoded by the coding sequence ATGTATCCCCCCGCCGAACCTTTGCAGACTGAAGTCTTTGCCCGGCTGCCCGAATCGCTGCACCTGACCGACCGGCCATCTACCTGGCTGGCCGCGCGCCACGTGCAGATGCATTCGTTCCTGGAAGGGCCCGCCTTCGACCGCGCCGGCAACCTGTGGTGCGTGGACCTGGCGCATGGGCGCATCCTGCGGGTGGACCCCGCGGGCAACTTTGAAGTGGTCGTCAGCTACGAAGGCGAGCCCAACGGCCTGAAGATCCACCTGGACGGGCGCATTTTCGTGGCCGACCACCTGCACGGCCTGATGCTGGTCGACCCCGTGGCCGGCACCATACGCCCCTACATGCAGCATGTGCAGCGCGAAGCGCTGCGCGGCCTGAATGACCTGTTCTTTGCGTCCAATGGCGACCTGTACTTCACCGACCAGGGCGAGAGCGCTTTGGAAAACCCCACCGGCCGCGTGTTCCGCCTGCGGGCCGACGGCAAGACGGTGGACCTGCTGATGGACGGCCTGGCCGGGCCCAACGGGCTGGTGCTGAACAAGGCGGAAAACGTGCTGTATGTGGCCATTACGCACGACAACGCCATCTACGCCCTGCGGCTGGAACCCGGCGGCGCCATGAAAAAAGCCAGCCGTTTCATCCAGTTGTCGGGCAGCACCGCCGGCCCCGACGGCCTGGCGCTGGACGAGGCCGGCAACCTGGCCATTGTGCACGCCCAGGCCGGCACGGTGTGGCTGTTCAGCCCGCTGGGCGAGCCGCTGTACCGCATCCGTTCGTGCGCGGGCCTGCGCACCACCAACGTCGCGTTCGGCGGCGACGACCGGCGCAGCCTGTACATCACCGAAGCCGAACAGGGCGTCATTCTGCGCGCCCGCCTGCCGCACCCGGGCAAGCCGATGTATTCCCACACCAATTGA
- a CDS encoding LysR family transcriptional regulator — protein sequence MREISLDRLRTLVAVADHGSFAAAAQLLHLAPPTVSLHIAELESRIGAPLLSRRRGDVRPSAVGEMLVERARRLLAEVESTLDDVSRQVQGLAGRVRLGASTGAIAHLLPQAVTRLREQHPDIDVQIAVLTSQETLTRLAQGKLDIGLVALPQAPAAGLAIRPWRRDPVMAFLPAHWQAPARITPAWLAGRPLILNDASTRLSRLTSEWFALGGFRPAPRIELNFNDAIKSLVAAGYGAALLPHEAGAPQADARIAMRALRPAMWRELGIAHRAGQAERATQHVLDALWELQAGARAARGAAR from the coding sequence ATGCGCGAAATCAGCCTCGACCGGCTGCGCACCTTGGTGGCCGTTGCCGACCACGGGTCGTTCGCGGCCGCGGCGCAGCTGCTGCATCTTGCGCCGCCCACCGTCAGCCTGCACATCGCCGAACTGGAAAGCCGCATCGGAGCCCCGCTGCTGTCGCGCAGGCGGGGCGATGTGCGGCCTTCGGCCGTGGGCGAAATGCTGGTAGAGCGGGCGCGCCGGCTGCTGGCCGAGGTCGAGTCGACGCTGGACGACGTCAGCCGGCAGGTGCAGGGGCTGGCCGGGCGCGTGCGCCTGGGGGCGTCCACCGGCGCAATCGCGCATCTATTGCCGCAGGCCGTCACGCGGCTGCGCGAGCAGCATCCGGACATCGATGTGCAGATCGCGGTGCTGACCTCGCAGGAAACCCTGACGCGCCTTGCGCAGGGCAAGCTGGACATCGGGCTGGTGGCCCTGCCGCAGGCGCCGGCGGCAGGGCTGGCCATTCGCCCGTGGCGCCGCGATCCGGTCATGGCCTTTCTGCCGGCCCACTGGCAAGCCCCGGCCCGCATCACCCCCGCGTGGCTGGCGGGCAGGCCGCTGATACTCAACGACGCTAGCACGCGGCTGTCGCGCCTGACGTCCGAATGGTTTGCGCTGGGCGGCTTCCGGCCGGCGCCGCGCATTGAACTGAACTTCAACGATGCCATCAAGAGCCTGGTCGCCGCGGGCTACGGCGCCGCGCTCTTGCCGCACGAAGCCGGCGCGCCGCAGGCGGATGCGCGCATTGCGATGCGCGCGCTGCGCCCGGCCATGTGGCGCGAGCTGGGCATCGCCCATCGGGCCGGGCAGGCCGAGCGCGCCACGCAGCATGTGCTGGACGCGCTGTGGGAACTGCAGGCGGGCGCGCGCGCCGCGCGAGGGGCGGCCCGGTAG
- a CDS encoding AtuA-related protein produces the protein MGILVHDLAHARAGDKGNTSSIAVIAYDEAGWQLLRQMLTAERVAGAFAHLGAGPVRRYEVASLKALNFVIPDVLAGGVTRSLRLDPHGKSLSALMLGIELPRSPAQS, from the coding sequence ATGGGCATCCTGGTCCATGACTTGGCGCATGCGCGCGCCGGCGACAAGGGCAATACGTCCAGCATTGCCGTCATTGCCTATGACGAGGCCGGTTGGCAGCTGTTGCGCCAGATGCTGACCGCCGAGCGCGTGGCGGGGGCTTTTGCGCACCTGGGCGCCGGGCCGGTCAGGCGCTACGAGGTCGCCAGCCTGAAGGCCCTGAATTTCGTCATTCCCGATGTGCTGGCCGGCGGCGTGACGCGTTCGCTGCGCCTGGACCCGCACGGCAAGTCGCTGAGCGCGCTGATGCTGGGCATAGAGCTGCCGCGCAGCCCGGCGCAATCTTGA
- a CDS encoding SDR family oxidoreductase encodes MPRTVLITGASGLVGTAAVDSFLNAGWDVIAVSRRRPEVCSDRAFTHLPVDLQDAAACRAAFGSLAQVSHVVYAAVYETPTLISGWRDPEQMSTNLAMIRNVIEPLAQAARLGHVTLLQGTKAYGVHLHPIRIPAREREPRDDHPNSYWFQEDYIREKAGQCGFGWTIFRPAIVLGPNVGVAMNTIPVIGIYAALCREEGRAFSYPGHISYPREAVDARLIGDAAVWAAGNPRAWGEHYNLTNGEVFSWRDLWPGLAAFLRVRPGPDQPLCLAEYLPSRAGLWAEIVKKHGLRPMSMAQLLGQSHYSADARFGYGLRAAPAPAFVSTVKIKQAGFTQVYDTEECVRHWLQVLADRKFIPAPAVS; translated from the coding sequence ATGCCACGCACCGTACTGATTACAGGCGCCAGCGGGCTGGTGGGCACCGCGGCCGTCGATTCGTTCCTGAATGCGGGCTGGGACGTCATCGCCGTTTCCCGGCGGCGTCCCGAGGTTTGCAGCGACCGGGCGTTCACGCACTTGCCGGTAGACCTGCAGGACGCCGCGGCGTGCCGGGCGGCTTTCGGGAGCCTGGCGCAGGTCAGCCATGTGGTCTATGCCGCGGTCTACGAGACTCCCACCCTGATCTCGGGCTGGCGCGATCCGGAGCAGATGTCCACCAACCTCGCCATGATCCGGAATGTGATCGAGCCGCTGGCCCAGGCAGCCCGCCTGGGACATGTGACCCTGTTGCAGGGCACCAAGGCGTACGGCGTCCACCTGCATCCCATCCGCATCCCCGCGCGCGAGCGCGAGCCGCGCGACGACCATCCCAACTCGTACTGGTTCCAGGAAGACTACATCCGCGAAAAGGCCGGGCAGTGCGGTTTCGGCTGGACGATATTCCGGCCTGCCATCGTGCTGGGGCCCAACGTGGGCGTGGCCATGAACACCATACCGGTCATCGGCATCTATGCCGCGCTGTGCCGGGAAGAAGGCCGGGCATTCAGCTATCCCGGCCATATTTCATATCCGCGCGAGGCGGTGGATGCGCGCCTGATCGGCGACGCGGCGGTCTGGGCGGCCGGCAATCCGCGGGCCTGGGGCGAGCACTACAACCTGACCAACGGCGAGGTCTTCAGCTGGCGCGACCTGTGGCCCGGGCTGGCGGCGTTCCTGCGCGTAAGGCCGGGCCCCGACCAGCCCCTGTGCCTGGCCGAATACCTGCCCAGCCGCGCCGGCCTGTGGGCGGAAATCGTCAAGAAGCACGGGCTGCGGCCGATGAGCATGGCGCAACTGCTGGGGCAGTCGCACTATTCGGCCGACGCACGGTTCGGCTATGGCCTGCGGGCAGCCCCCGCGCCCGCGTTCGTCAGCACGGTGAAGATCAAGCAGGCCGGATTCACGCAGGTGTACGACACCGAAGAATGCGTGCGGCACTGGCTGCAGGTGCTGGCCGACCGGAAGTTCATTCCGGCGCCTGCCGTTTCTTAG